In Trichoplusia ni isolate ovarian cell line Hi5 chromosome 10, tn1, whole genome shotgun sequence, the genomic window TGAGACCTCATGTGGCGTCTCTGGTTTTGCAGAAATAACTTGATAAAGTTGTTCTAAAACATATACCACAGGCTCGAAGAATATCCGATGCTTCTCTTTGATCAATTTTTCTTTATCCTCTGCCGACAGGTGTGCATTGTTCTTCAGTTTTACAACTTCCACTTCCAACTGAGAAAGCCGCTTAGTAAATTCCGAGTGATGTTGAACTAACGTTCCGAGAGATAATTCGTCCCAGAGTAAGTTAATTCGCTGCAACTCTTTGACTAACAGTTTCACTTGCTGTATTGTCTTTGGTGCTTGCTTTGCTAATGTTTCAACCATATCAAGGAAACACGAATTGAGTTCGTTGTTGACGACTTTATCGCTAGCAGCATCTTCGATTTCCTTGTTTTCCTCACTGTCGTCAGCTTCGTTAGATAGAAATGATCTTGCAACATTCAACTCCATCAAATCATTTTGCTCATTTTCCACGGCTCCCACTACAGCGGGGAACGTGATAAGATGTGGAGTGTCTTCTGCTAATCGACACAATAGGTCAGAAACACATTTCCTCACATACGTCTCAGGATGGTTCAGACGAGAAAATAATTGAGGAATAATAACTTTCCAAGGTTGTGTGGGTGTGTTAGCTAACCCAGACTCTAGTACTGTCTGCAACTCCATTGCATGTTTTACAATCAGACGCAGAAGTCTCAAGGTAGCATTAACTACAGCATTTTCTCCGCTGTGATTTATATAGTCCGAGGCACAAATTAGTTGTAAAAACTTGAAATAAGCGTCAGCTGATAgttcaaaataagaaaaaactcGTTTTTGAGCTTGACGCCAAATATCTACTAACAGGGCTAGATGTTCTGGGAAAGCATTGCTCAAAAACGGTACCGTACGCAGTTGACTTTCTATCATCTCAGAGGTGTTAATTTCGTTCCAGTCTATGTCTTCATCATCACAAGTGGCTTTGGTTTTTGATAGTATTTCACAAACGGCCTCAAAATCTTGTGGTGAACATCCGATCATAACGCTTTCTATTTGTAACTTATCATTTTTCGTCAATTGTTCACGAGTCTTTGAACTGAATTCTACCATTTTTCTGCCCCATCTGAAGCACCAAGCAGCGAAATTAGCCCATGCTTTTGCCAGTCCTGGACATTGATTGACGCCAAACTGTAGCAGTTTACCAACAGCTGAGTCTGACATTGGTATAACATTTTCTGATATATTATTGTCCACTAAACCAATTTCAGGCAAAGCTGACACTAGTTTCAGTAGTGGGGAGTCTACGTCCAACATATTTTCACTTTCTCCTTGAACCCATTTTGAAAGAGTAAGAAGTAGTCTCGTACCCTTTTCTCGTAGCTCATAACTTTGTTCACTCATAGCCAATCTTTGGGAAAAGCCAAATGAAATGCTTGCACACAAGTTTACAGCTCGGCTTTTGGTTTCTTCTTTGGCGTAAGTCAACTTGCAGAGTTCGGTTAATGCAGTGGCATTGTTAAGCGTCCAAATTTCGAGATCGTAAGTATTAGTAGACATCAGTAAAGCTTCGCTTAAATCATCCAAGTTATCAAGATTACCTAGACACATTTGGAAAGCggagttttgtttaaaatgcttCAATAATTCTCTCCTTGCCATATGTAAGTTTGCATTCTTCCTTGCACTTTTGATAACATCTAATCGAAGGCATTCTGCATAAAACACATTTTCCTCTGTCATATTTAGCTTTGCGAAATATTGATTCCACCATAGAATACGGCTTAAGTTTTTGAATTCAGTTCCATATTTATGATCTTTAATAGTCGATGGTTTAAATGGATTGGAAATTCCCTTTCCgtttttaacaatattcttcAGCCCGTTGTTGGCTAACTGCAATACCGCAACCTCTTTGAGAAAATGTATAGAATTTGTTCGTGCAAATTCCTCAGCTTTTGATTTCAGTAAAATGTCGCATTCGCTTAACatatcttcatatttttcatcATAATCATTATTGTAAATTTGTACTGCAGTACAAACTAAACTCGATTCGATTTTGTTCAATAAACCTTGATAAGAGCAGGCATTTTTAGACATCTCATTAGCTTCGACATCGAGAGCATCCCAATTAGATAGCTCTTGCGAGAGCTCAGCACCGTCCTCAAATAGTTGTAATGTTGAAAAAGAACTCCACTGCGAATTGGTAGCATTATGTAAATCATTGTCTTTCCATTCCTGCATTTCTTCCCAGCTTTGTATGTGTTTGTAGCTTTCCATAACTTGTTCCTCAATGAATTTCATGCTTCTATTATCTATTGGAGTAGAAGTTTCACCTTCTTTAGTTTCGTCGTTTGGCTTCAAAGAATTCAGTTTTTTATAGAAGTCTATAGCTAGTTCATGCCTGGAATGAGCCTGTTCGGCAGCTCCTTTTAGCCACAGTAACTTTTTATCAAAGTTCTGTTTTATCCAAACATATAATCCGTGTAAAACTTCTGGCTCTTCAATCTTGATGAGCGCTCTAGCAATGCTAATCGTAATCGCTTCAATGTCTATATTCGTATTTGAATTTGCTGCAGTTTGTAATATTAACGATGCGTGGTATATAGCGGCACCAAAGTGTCCAGCGTACAAACTCACGGCTAGCGCAGCGGGACGTACTCTAGTCAACCATTCACGACAAGTCGGCCAATTTGtatggaaaaatgttttaactggTTTAGAAACAGCTGGCAGTACGGTCGCTGTACCCTCGGCGgcattataaatgtatttctcTAAGAACATCATGAACTCTGTTATCCAACGTGTCCTCATTTGCTCTGATATGACAGCGTCTACAAGTTTGTTTTGATCAACAGGGGCATATTTAGTTTCCAATGAAGAAATTTCTCGTGCTATGCCTTTTAATGCTCCTTCTATTTTCATAAACGTCTCCTGAGGTTTTCCCAAAACGGTTCGTAGTTTTAACGTCACACATGTTTGAGCTAGTTCTGATAGCGCCCATCCAACGCATATGGACGAAAAACTTGTTGCGCATTGCCGAAAAAACAAAAGGTTATTTTCATCAGCATCAAGTGTTTGCAAAGGCCACGATGTTAAAAATGCGTCCACCAACACTTTCTTGTCTTCTATAGCGTTGTGGAGTATGCCATTCATTATGATTTTGAAATGATGGTTTGATAGACTCGAAAAGGATCCTCTCATAAGAAATTCTTTAAAGGAGTTAGCCTTAGTGTCACTATTTAATACATTCAGGCTCATTTTCCGCGCAGTAAACACCTTCACAACTTGTTTATCCAACTCCAGTTGCACAATATCCCAGGGCAACTCAAAAAGTACATCTTTGCAAACATTTGACAGTGTTTTATTATGGTTATCAATGTGTAGTATACATAACACAGCTATAGTTTTCAATAGGATAACATTCCATGtaagagttttgtttttgagTAAATGTTGGCAGTTTTTCATTACAAGTAACACTATGTCATCATCAAATTGGTAAGCCAGCGTTAACATGTTTGTAGTAAGCACTAAAAAACTTTTGGACATGCTGACTATCGGTAAGTATTTGTCTAGTTGGCAAAATATATCAGATGTCCAATTAAGGACTAAAATTAGTGTCTCTTTTGAGACATCTTCATCTAATACCATGCTCAGAGTATTGAGGATCACGGCTAAATGTCCTGATGTTGGACTGGAACTAGAGACATCGCCAATACTGAGATTGGATAGGCCAAATATATCATTTGCTCTTTGCTGTGTATTTGTGACCAAGTCGCTTGAGGCAATAAAGTGACTGTTCTTTTTGCAATGGGAATAAAGTAAATACAACACTGAATATTGTAGTGCtggtttttttcttattaaattttcatcatGAGGGCACATTTTTATAGCCAGAAGGTCTAAGATGCTGGGTTGCAACGCCCACATGCCAATAATAGAATTACTTGCATTTGCTAGCTCTGATAAACATTGTAAATAGAATATGACATTTCTTTCAGCATCATCTGCACTCACTACCTCTGTGTATTctggttttattatttgcacATCAGGTAAAATTGCAGAATATGAGTTCTGTATATCTGTCAATACATACTTGTAAGTCTCTTGTAAgagaggaatattttttaagttcagTAAGTTGCTGTACACTGACATGACTCCATTCAATATCAGTGAACTATCAGAATAACGCAGTTGCCGCAGCAGAGATTCAGGACCAATGGTCTGAGATATGAACTCAATAGGTAGGTTGGAAGCTATCTCTTTGATTACTGTTGATACTAATTCAATAACACTGAGGCTTACACTCTCTTCTCCTTGCAAAAAATTAGTCATCTCTTTGGAGACTAATGAAAACAGAGCAGGAGAGCAAGATGATGATTTAGTttgcaaatatttcaaaagtaaaGCAATACATTCATTACCTGCCAATATCAAATCTGATTCAGCGTCATCCTTCAAGGTTTTAGTGAGAACTTGCAGTATTTTGGTGAATGCTTCTGTTAGGAATGACCAGGATACTATCTGTGATACTGTAGGACTCAGCAGAGTTCCCAAACTCTTGACAACAGTGTTGAAGACATTTAAGAATGATGTAATCTTCTGCATGCACTCTTCTGGAGTGTTGGCTTCATCAGATTTAGGTTTTTCTGATTCTATATCACTAGAATAGGCCACCATATCTTCTACAAACTGATTTAGCAAATTAACTGAAAATCCCACATCAGCCTGCCAGTGACGGCTTAGTTTGTACAAAGATTGTAGAGCAAAGTCTTTAATCTTCTTAGGCTGTGCATTATCCACATGCCAACCAACTAATATATCAACTGTGTCCACAAAATGGTTGGCAAAATGTTCTGGATATGAATTTGACATAACAATCATAGCATTTATGGCTGCAATAAAAACATCAGCTGAGTCTGTGCCTTCTATGATATTCTGCAGTCTGCCTAAGGTTAGCTCAGCAAAATCTGTTAAATGAGGAGTTTGAAAGTCCAGCTGAAATGTCTCTGTGAACGAAAGTGTCAACAAATGCTTTATACATGAGTTATGCACTGCATAAGATGCTGCAATCCAATCCAGATGTTTCCTGAAGTCAGGCCCCATGACGTAGCCGATCCTGCCCAGCACTGTGGCTGCGCCTTCCTTTGTCTCAGGGCCAGGACCGTCATACAGCACATCGAGGAGCGACTCCACTAATATGTCGTAGGAACGACGTATATATCTCGCATTTTCAGGCAGCATAACGGCGTCCTGTAGCTTGCTACATATTTCAAGCGATTTTTCCACGTCCACTTCGGCACAGAGTCGACGCAGCAACTTAGATATGCGGGGATCCTCCGGTAGGTTGACAACCAATTCCGATCGTTCGTAGAACTTGTTGCCGCTGTTTCCTTGAGACCAGGTGTCGTTAGTAGACTGGTTTAACGATTCGTGATATTTATAGGAATTGTCCAGGGGATCACGATCTCCGCGGGGCGGGAAACCTCCGCGGCCTCTGCCCCCGCGCCCACCGCCTCGCGACGGCCTGAACTCGGTGACACGACCGCGGGACCGATACCTGCCATCTCTAGACGGTCCCCCAAACGACGAAGATGCATCGTACGCTCCAACATAACCTATGACCTTATCGTCCGTGTTTTCTTGGCCAATTTCGTCCTTCTCCGAGGCGTCAATACCCTCCGTTCCCTTCGGGTTTTTCACTTTACTATTGGCAGTGGTGGATATCATCACTAGAAATTTTGTCAAACACGTAATTGTAACCACACATGGCCGTAAAATTACGACAAAATACGGGCAAAACAGACACTCTCCGCCAACAGTCACTGTATATCATAGACAAAATAGTAAAGCTGTCAACCACTGACACCGTGCTGTGTTATTGTTGAATCTGTCATTTTATGAGCATAGAGAAGGAAATATAATATGCGATGTGTTTCAGCTTGTTTCAGAACGAACTGCCTTTGTAATTAGTGAGAAATTAAACGTATTAAACTAAAAAGAGACAGAAAAGTCCTAGCTTTAGTGGTAAAGCAACTGGCATTCTTATCTTTTGAGGTGCTTTTGAGCGATAGGCAAGGGGATTGGCATAGTGTCCgtagatataataaattattaaagccAGTAAAACTGTACTTATGTTGTTGAACGACTTTTAAAACTTCACATATGTACAGTTCAGTTTGTTGCTAAACGAATCATAACCTATTTTAACTCAAGACATGTTGTTATGATGAAGATTGTTCAAAAAGTGTTCTGATTTTCTGAAAATCTGAATtaaagttcttaaaataatcaatcaaaaattatgAAGGCTACAAAACGTATTCAAGAGTTTAAaggtaattgtaattttattgaaagtatattttcaaaaattgtctagcgattatttttaatattacctgATATCATTTCAGCTCTAGAGCTTAAACTTACCAAGGATTCGTTAGCTCCACATACGATATATCTCAAGGAGCATGTTGTCAGAGAACATACGAAAGACAAACCACAAGGTCGCACGCTGTTGATAGTAAACATACCGCCTTATGCCGACGAAAAGGGAATCATTAACGCTTTTAAAGACGCAGGCCACGTACAGTCAGTTCAACTATGTTTAAAACCTTCTACAGCAGAAGTTAAAACTGTACATAGGTTTTTACCAGAAGCAAATATTACCACATTTAGAGCAGCATATATTGTATTTAAGAAAGTAGCAGAATTAGATAAAGCATTGAAACTACAGGAATTGCGGCCATTAAATTCAGATGAACACAAAGTTAAAGTTGGAATCAACAAGTGGATTCAAGAATACAATGACAGTATTCTATTGCCAACAACACTAAAGAAGAATATAGAAACATTTATGGCCAAATTTGATGCAGACTCACAGAAAGCAGAAGAGAAAGAGAAAGAATTAGAACAAGAGGATGATGAGGGATGGGTCACTGTTACTAAGAAAGGGAAAGTCCAAAGCTTTGCCCGAACTGAGAAAgttgagaataaaataatgaaaaaagaagaGAAGAATAAAAAGAGGAAGGAATTAAAGAACTTCTATACTTTCCAAATAAGAGAGTCTAAGATGAAGAATATTGTAGCCCTCCGCCAGAAGTTTGAAgaagacaaaaagaaaatagcacAGATTAAACAAAGTAGGAGGTTTaagccattttaaaataaacaagttaataatttatcacAGTATTTTATTCACAAATCAGTTTGCAACTATTCCACATTGTAATAATATGGAGACAACACAACCTGGAACTAGAACTTCATCATAATATTCTTTACTAAGTATACAAACTAAGTAttgtacttacaaaataatatgcaCTGAAAATGTTGCACACACTAAGTAAAAGTAGGTACTAATAGTACCATCTATTATAATCtatatattattgtatcataGAAGTCTTTATCCACAATTGCACATTGGTGTAGTATCTTACATTACTGATAAGTACCAGAGTTCCAATACCTTCAGTACAATTTTAGGTAGTATTAAAACTCACTGTAAACATCCACATGACTTTAAGAATCACCATCTCAGCAACCACCAACACCtgtataaattctttaatattgGATGTATTGTCTTATCATGAGTTTATGCACTGTTCATGGCcatattaaatcaaatcatttgTCAGATGATCTGCTGATGGGTCTTGATGATGATGCGCAGCAGCCTGTTCTCTGGAAGGGTATCCAGTGCAGCAAGGAGGTTGTTTATATTGCCGTACACACAACCGTTAGCCAAGGCAACTTGTACTGCTTGCCCTATCCTGTCAAGACAATCctgaaaagaaaaatttaacatcagtaaataattaaaattgtgttatatCAACATATAATTTGTGGTAATCAATACTTTAGGAATTTACGAAATAAGAAAGATACACACTTGTAACTTATCATCTATTTGTAGCTTGCCACCTCTTTTGAGCACGCTGTGTGCGTAGGTCTGCACGACGGGCGCCAGCGCCGCAAGGTGTTGCGCGTTCACAGCCGTGGGCGGTCCGTGAGTCCGCCGCCCGGCACGCAAACTGTGCAGGACTCCTAAATGCAGCCTCATGTATAACTCTGACTCTGACAGTGGCTTGTGTGTCACAGTTTTTACAATAGATCTTTCAGTTTCACcctctaattttattttcttcataggTACTTCTGGTATTTCGACCATTTCTGAATCTGTCATAGTATAGAAAGAATAAGTTATTTATGGGAAGAAAATATAACTGGTGTTTCTTACTTTACAAAGGCCACTTAATAAACTTGCAGCTAAAGCAGCTGATGgggtaacaaaaagaaaatacgcGTTTCATTGACTTTTACCTAAAATAGTTGAAATTCAATTACCTTTCAAAGCATAATCAagagtttaaattataattaccatCATCTATATAAAGCGGCGCGAGAGCACACCAGTGTATGAGTCCCGCGAGAGGAGTGACGGCGGCCATCGGGATGGAGCCGCTCGGCAGCGCCGCGGGGTTCAGCTGCGCCGACATACAGAGGGTGGGGTTGGAGTAAACCTagatcaaacaaataaataactaagtaatgaaaca contains:
- the LOC113498229 gene encoding serine/threonine-protein kinase SMG1 — translated: MISTTANSKVKNPKGTEGIDASEKDEIGQENTDDKVIGYVGAYDASSSFGGPSRDGRYRSRGRVTEFRPSRGGGRGGRGRGGFPPRGDRDPLDNSYKYHESLNQSTNDTWSQGNSGNKFYERSELVVNLPEDPRISKLLRRLCAEVDVEKSLEICSKLQDAVMLPENARYIRRSYDILVESLLDVLYDGPGPETKEGAATVLGRIGYVMGPDFRKHLDWIAASYAVHNSCIKHLLTLSFTETFQLDFQTPHLTDFAELTLGRLQNIIEGTDSADVFIAAINAMIVMSNSYPEHFANHFVDTVDILVGWHVDNAQPKKIKDFALQSLYKLSRHWQADVGFSVNLLNQFVEDMVAYSSDIESEKPKSDEANTPEECMQKITSFLNVFNTVVKSLGTLLSPTVSQIVSWSFLTEAFTKILQVLTKTLKDDAESDLILAGNECIALLLKYLQTKSSSCSPALFSLVSKEMTNFLQGEESVSLSVIELVSTVIKEIASNLPIEFISQTIGPESLLRQLRYSDSSLILNGVMSVYSNLLNLKNIPLLQETYKYVLTDIQNSYSAILPDVQIIKPEYTEVVSADDAERNVIFYLQCLSELANASNSIIGMWALQPSILDLLAIKMCPHDENLIRKKPALQYSVLYLLYSHCKKNSHFIASSDLVTNTQQRANDIFGLSNLSIGDVSSSSPTSGHLAVILNTLSMVLDEDVSKETLILVLNWTSDIFCQLDKYLPIVSMSKSFLVLTTNMLTLAYQFDDDIVLLVMKNCQHLLKNKTLTWNVILLKTIAVLCILHIDNHNKTLSNVCKDVLFELPWDIVQLELDKQVVKVFTARKMSLNVLNSDTKANSFKEFLMRGSFSSLSNHHFKIIMNGILHNAIEDKKVLVDAFLTSWPLQTLDADENNLLFFRQCATSFSSICVGWALSELAQTCVTLKLRTVLGKPQETFMKIEGALKGIAREISSLETKYAPVDQNKLVDAVISEQMRTRWITEFMMFLEKYIYNAAEGTATVLPAVSKPVKTFFHTNWPTCREWLTRVRPAALAVSLYAGHFGAAIYHASLILQTAANSNTNIDIEAITISIARALIKIEEPEVLHGLYVWIKQNFDKKLLWLKGAAEQAHSRHELAIDFYKKLNSLKPNDETKEGETSTPIDNRSMKFIEEQVMESYKHIQSWEEMQEWKDNDLHNATNSQWSSFSTLQLFEDGAELSQELSNWDALDVEANEMSKNACSYQGLLNKIESSLVCTAVQIYNNDYDEKYEDMLSECDILLKSKAEEFARTNSIHFLKEVAVLQLANNGLKNIVKNGKGISNPFKPSTIKDHKYGTEFKNLSRILWWNQYFAKLNMTEENVFYAECLRLDVIKSARKNANLHMARRELLKHFKQNSAFQMCLGNLDNLDDLSEALLMSTNTYDLEIWTLNNATALTELCKLTYAKEETKSRAVNLCASISFGFSQRLAMSEQSYELREKGTRLLLTLSKWVQGESENMLDVDSPLLKLVSALPEIGLVDNNISENVIPMSDSAVGKLLQFGVNQCPGLAKAWANFAAWCFRWGRKMVEFSSKTREQLTKNDKLQIESVMIGCSPQDFEAVCEILSKTKATCDDEDIDWNEINTSEMIESQLRTVPFLSNAFPEHLALLVDIWRQAQKRVFSYFELSADAYFKFLQLICASDYINHSGENAVVNATLRLLRLIVKHAMELQTVLESGLANTPTQPWKVIIPQLFSRLNHPETYVRKCVSDLLCRLAEDTPHLITFPAVVGAVENEQNDLMELNVARSFLSNEADDSEENKEIEDAASDKVVNNELNSCFLDMVETLAKQAPKTIQQVKLLVKELQRINLLWDELSLGTLVQHHSEFTKRLSQLEVEVVKLKNNAHLSAEDKEKLIKEKHRIFFEPVVYVLEQLYQVISAKPETPHEVSFQNKFLPLFTDVIDKLKNPTAPDKPCESWVPLKQLQIKLQQKVNKRTSYILKMSDISPVLAEMKNTVITMPGLHTNQRTVRITIKSVENNVAILPTKTRPKKLVFYGSDGKAYTYLFKGLEDLHLDERIMQLLSITNTMMARDSENNDNQTYRARHYSVIPLGPRSGLISWVDNVTPLFALYKRWQNREAAILSAKTNKTVNVLRPSELFYNKLNPLLKEAGISTDFRKEWPVSILKQVLQELSAETPRDLLWRELWCSSVSPEQWWQMTRRYSYSVAVMSTIGYIIGLGDRHLDNVLVDLTSGEVVHIDYNVCFEKGKTLRVPEKVPFRLTPNLVTALGVTGVEGIFRLACEHVLRTMRRGRETLLTLLEAFVYDPLVEWGGAAGGGVKRRPTARDVRLALALLAVRAQELKHHFADITEQMLAVLPDIKQCADDWLKENEELKSVETRLQDCHQQMALIKEIEAYGPNLNNHPLYAISQKYTSYKQAKNAVEDSMKALVKILKDFDTQIENFANTTEAINGPQLMAWVQEFSGSNDEEEQPIFEHIKDFLTNAGQSSMISQCEQAETELYQSMKQTHHLVRSCLELLSQYVAVSQYYPQSHTEYHRVVMFRKFLAAALESKSPEVCREVSNQVTALINADNNKGDTSQQIINYNYRLQTMNAEASASLTKAIERLQLEGGPDSLVLSQEAYREAKTNISNWVRTEEGAGAALECAVIGMLCNLNRRYLMLENGAQSAGDCLVDLTSREGEWFLDDMSALSMQAVELLSLLPLQSASAEDAAMPVAVECVRNANLLLADLVQLNYNFCTIILPEAIKKVHSEDPSVLLMINELNAVIMNSPVPLNELLTQLELHLRYLVMDMDSPASGAPLLAAEVRTRYEALLSASSAEAEGQAGRMLLMGFNGLFAAVELRARELADHLAIPIPPAWRKIDHISESLHMSAALQSPLLRSVLEDIFLVRRVQVMAEVFAMCAQMACAFKGSGPLALYDDAALAKPVKRFTAEYVSRCVLGVHSKALACVLCLLLRRARLDLHAEVEQKEIGASWSVSLESLCEKARACGVAGGATGARAGALARGVQAGRARVARAARAHAEHAKRSAAARRARLTHAAHTHLHAEVLGGNQETSAALARRSRELTAAVERLTAATNKAHALLTAAHQRVKWGAGANPALSGVAQTLERAAAQLAPHARAAAAQRPRARARPHLACLTALQHWEKACTLAQKYSLKVTPVEESLMEMLHPEGNIDTQWVDNVSALLREMIAQLSAEAARGRSRGRALAEGLRAAGARAAPPAAARAALLHDLRATLHALLTDNDTNNPAAEFLAREKVVSEQLKALTAVKDDESSVTAARNAADSLITTLPAHHETLQELHKNWPLEMGSRKLTRQAAINAPGKSNANNRHGGERNAVGAGVWKRVRLKLEGRDDLQAARRYTLHDQVDHMIKEAACCGNLCMMYEGWMAWV
- the LOC113497865 gene encoding ribosomal RNA-processing protein 7 homolog A yields the protein MKATKRIQEFKALELKLTKDSLAPHTIYLKEHVVREHTKDKPQGRTLLIVNIPPYADEKGIINAFKDAGHVQSVQLCLKPSTAEVKTVHRFLPEANITTFRAAYIVFKKVAELDKALKLQELRPLNSDEHKVKVGINKWIQEYNDSILLPTTLKKNIETFMAKFDADSQKAEEKEKELEQEDDEGWVTVTKKGKVQSFARTEKVENKIMKKEEKNKKRKELKNFYTFQIRESKMKNIVALRQKFEEDKKKIAQIKQSRRFKPF